The proteins below come from a single Myxococcales bacterium genomic window:
- the rpsQ gene encoding 30S ribosomal protein S17, whose amino-acid sequence MKKRGSKRTLIGMVVSDKMDKTVVVRVERLVQDVRYKKYVRRYSRFMCHDELNGCSVGDRVQIIEHRPLSKRKRWKVQATVAKATVV is encoded by the coding sequence GTGAAGAAACGAGGAAGTAAACGAACTCTCATCGGGATGGTCGTGAGTGACAAGATGGACAAAACCGTCGTAGTACGGGTGGAACGTCTTGTCCAGGACGTGCGTTACAAGAAGTACGTCCGTCGCTACTCGCGATTCATGTGTCACGATGAGTTGAATGGCTGCTCGGTCGGAGACCGAGTGCAAATCATTGAACATCGGCCTCTGTCCAAGCGCAAGCGTTGGAAGGTGCAGGCGACCGTCGCGAAAGCGACGGTGGTGTAA